In Kaistella faecalis, a genomic segment contains:
- a CDS encoding GlsB/YeaQ/YmgE family stress response membrane protein: MGILTWIIFGLIAGAIAKFIMPGNQGMGWLMTIILGIVGAFVGGWIGSMLGWGTVNDFDIKSMLLAVVGALAVLWIYGMATRRA, from the coding sequence ATGGGTATTTTAACTTGGATCATTTTTGGTCTTATCGCAGGTGCAATCGCAAAATTCATTATGCCTGGAAATCAGGGAATGGGTTGGTTAATGACAATTATCTTAGGCATCGTAGGTGCGTTCGTTGGTGGATGGATCGGCAGTATGCTAGGCTGGGGGACAGTTAATGATTTTGACATTAAGAGTATGTTACTTGCAGTAGTAGGAGCTTTGGCCGTTCTCTGGATTTACGGAATGGCAACTAGAAGAGCATAA
- the ftsY gene encoding signal recognition particle-docking protein FtsY, with protein MSWYKNIFKKEEKETLDKGLEKSNQGFFEKISKAVVGKSKVDDEVLDDLEEVLIASDVGASTTIKIIQRIEERVARDKFVGTDELNNILREEISGLLLENPHAGTGNVDESKKPYVIMVVGVNGVGKTTTIGKLAHQFKSEGKNVVLGAADTFRAAAVDQLVIWSERVGVPIVKQGMGSDPASVAFDTVQSAMANNADVVIIDTAGRLHNKVNLMNELTKIKRVMQKVIPDAPHEILLVLDGSTGQNAFEQAKQFTAATEVNALAVTKLDGTAKGGVVIGISDQFQIPVKYIGVGEKMTDLQLFNGTEFVDSFFRKRN; from the coding sequence ATGAGTTGGTATAAAAATATTTTTAAGAAGGAAGAAAAAGAAACTTTAGATAAAGGTCTTGAAAAATCCAATCAGGGATTTTTCGAAAAAATATCGAAAGCTGTTGTAGGAAAATCAAAAGTTGATGATGAGGTTCTGGATGATTTAGAAGAAGTCCTTATCGCATCAGACGTAGGTGCATCTACCACTATTAAGATAATTCAGCGGATTGAAGAACGCGTTGCCAGAGACAAGTTTGTAGGCACAGATGAATTGAATAATATCCTGAGAGAAGAGATTTCGGGATTGTTGCTCGAAAATCCACACGCCGGTACAGGCAATGTTGATGAATCCAAGAAACCTTATGTCATTATGGTCGTGGGTGTAAACGGCGTCGGAAAAACCACAACCATCGGTAAATTAGCCCATCAGTTTAAATCTGAGGGAAAAAATGTGGTGTTAGGCGCTGCAGATACATTCCGCGCGGCTGCGGTAGATCAGCTTGTAATCTGGAGTGAACGGGTGGGTGTACCGATTGTAAAGCAGGGAATGGGATCTGATCCGGCTTCTGTGGCATTCGATACAGTACAGAGTGCGATGGCAAATAATGCTGATGTGGTGATTATCGATACGGCAGGCCGACTTCATAATAAAGTGAATTTAATGAATGAGCTGACCAAAATCAAAAGGGTGATGCAGAAAGTTATTCCGGATGCGCCACACGAGATTCTTTTGGTGCTGGATGGTTCTACAGGACAGAACGCTTTCGAGCAGGCAAAACAGTTTACCGCAGCAACAGAAGTTAATGCATTGGCAGTCACTAAATTAGATGGCACAGCAAAAGGCGGTGTTGTAATTGGAATTTCCGATCAGTTTCAGATTCCTGTCAAATATATTGGCGTTGGAGAAAAAATGACAGACCTGCAGTTATTTAATGGAACGGAATTTGTAGATTCTTTTTTCAGAAAACGTAATTGA
- a CDS encoding DUF4295 domain-containing protein: protein MAKKVVASLQGGAGSKKMTKVVKMVKSPKSGAYIFEEKVMNADEVEGYLKK, encoded by the coding sequence ATGGCAAAGAAAGTAGTAGCATCCCTACAGGGTGGTGCAGGGTCTAAAAAAATGACCAAAGTAGTGAAAATGGTGAAGTCTCCTAAATCAGGTGCTTACATTTTCGAAGAAAAAGTAATGAACGCTGACGAAGTAGAAGGTTATTTGAAAAAATAA
- the rpmG gene encoding 50S ribosomal protein L33, with amino-acid sequence MAKKGNRVQVILECTEHKETGVAGMSRYITTKNKKNTTERLELKKFNPVLKKYTLHKEIK; translated from the coding sequence ATGGCTAAAAAAGGTAACAGAGTTCAGGTGATTCTTGAGTGCACAGAGCACAAAGAAACCGGTGTAGCAGGAATGTCAAGATACATTACGACCAAAAACAAAAAGAACACTACAGAAAGATTGGAGTTGAAAAAATTCAATCCGGTTCTTAAGAAATATACCCTTCACAAGGAAATCAAGTAA
- the rpmB gene encoding 50S ribosomal protein L28 produces MSRICQITGKRAMVGNNVSHANNKTKRRFEINLLEKKFYLPEQEKSVTLKVSAHGLRVINKIGIEEAIERAARNGFIKKDK; encoded by the coding sequence ATGTCAAGAATTTGCCAAATAACAGGAAAGCGTGCCATGGTTGGAAACAATGTTTCTCACGCTAATAACAAAACGAAGCGTCGTTTTGAAATTAACTTATTGGAGAAGAAATTTTACCTTCCGGAGCAAGAAAAGTCTGTAACTTTAAAAGTTTCTGCACACGGATTGAGAGTTATCAACAAGATTGGTATCGAAGAAGCAATTGAAAGAGCAGCAAGAAACGGATTTATAAAAAAAGATAAGTAA
- the murB gene encoding UDP-N-acetylmuramate dehydrogenase, translated as MKIQENYSLKKLNTFGVDVSAKYFAEVKDISDLKYAIEFAKINHFEILFLGGGSNVLFTKDFGGLVIKLDLKGISEASLNENEVLVTAKAGENWHEFVQFCLDKNYGGLENLSLIPGNVGTSPMQNIGAYGTEIKDTFVNCKVLNLENLQIEEFDNVTCRFGYRESVFKREGKGKYVILEVTFKLSRKNHQIKTEYGAIKTELEKLGVENPSIQDISRAVINIRQSKLPDPKIIGNAGSFFKNPTIPLEQFLKVQKEYPQMPNYPNGDAVKIPAGWLIEQCGWKGKQIVNVASHDLQALVIVNKTGAASGKEIYDFSTLIIESVLDKFGIELEREVNII; from the coding sequence ATGAAAATTCAGGAAAATTATTCTTTAAAAAAGCTCAATACTTTCGGCGTTGATGTTTCTGCAAAATATTTTGCGGAAGTAAAAGACATCAGTGATTTGAAATACGCCATTGAATTCGCTAAAATTAACCATTTTGAGATTCTGTTTTTAGGCGGCGGCAGTAATGTTCTTTTCACCAAAGATTTTGGCGGATTGGTTATAAAACTAGATTTGAAAGGAATTTCTGAAGCGTCTTTAAATGAAAATGAAGTTCTGGTTACCGCAAAAGCCGGCGAGAACTGGCATGAGTTTGTACAGTTCTGTTTAGATAAAAATTATGGAGGTTTAGAGAATTTATCGCTGATACCCGGGAATGTGGGAACTTCACCCATGCAGAATATCGGTGCTTACGGAACGGAGATTAAAGATACTTTTGTAAACTGTAAAGTTTTGAATCTGGAAAATTTACAGATTGAAGAATTTGATAATGTAACATGCAGGTTCGGTTACCGCGAATCGGTTTTCAAACGTGAAGGAAAGGGAAAATATGTAATCCTTGAAGTTACATTTAAACTTTCCAGAAAAAATCACCAGATAAAAACAGAATACGGAGCCATTAAAACTGAACTCGAAAAACTGGGTGTTGAAAATCCTTCGATTCAGGATATTTCCCGTGCGGTGATCAATATCCGACAAAGTAAACTTCCGGATCCGAAAATCATTGGAAATGCAGGAAGTTTTTTTAAAAATCCTACAATTCCGCTGGAGCAGTTTTTAAAGGTTCAGAAAGAATATCCTCAGATGCCCAATTATCCGAACGGCGATGCGGTGAAAATTCCTGCCGGCTGGCTCATAGAACAGTGCGGCTGGAAAGGAAAACAAATCGTAAATGTAGCATCGCACGACCTTCAGGCATTGGTTATTGTAAACAAAACAGGCGCTGCATCGGGAAAAGAAATCTATGATTTTTCGACGCTGATTATTGAATCTGTCCTTGATAAATTCGGCATTGAGCTGGAGAGAGAGGTTAATATTATCTGA
- a CDS encoding pyridoxal phosphate-dependent aminotransferase, translating to MPKISHRAENMPASPVRKLVPYALQAKQKGIKVYHLNIGQPDIETPQTALDAVKNIDLKVLEYALSEGNLEYRTALNNYYHSLGFTDLTTDNFIVTNGGSEALNFAISTLCDDGDEIIIPEPYYANYNGFTNAINVKVVAIPSTIDTGFALPPVEDFEKKITDKTRAILICNPGNPSGYLYTREELQKLAEIALKHDIVIISDEVYREYVYDGKHQVSMFDFPEIAENCIIIDSESKRYSMCGARIGCMITRSKKIHDAAMLFAQARLSPVLLGQIAATAAHHNDEAYIRKVREEYTHRRNLLVDLLNGIPGVICPKPKGAFYCVAELPVDDTDVFAQWLLEHYSHNSETVMVAPMSGFYSNPELGKKQVRIAYVLKEDDLRRSVELLNDALQKYKLEFNL from the coding sequence ATGCCGAAAATTTCTCACCGAGCAGAAAATATGCCTGCCTCTCCCGTAAGAAAACTTGTTCCATATGCGTTGCAAGCTAAACAGAAAGGGATTAAAGTATATCACCTGAATATTGGCCAGCCCGATATCGAAACTCCGCAAACTGCATTGGATGCGGTTAAAAATATCGACCTGAAGGTGCTGGAGTATGCTTTGTCGGAAGGAAATCTGGAATACCGGACCGCGCTGAACAATTACTACCATTCTTTAGGTTTTACAGATTTAACGACGGATAATTTTATCGTGACCAATGGGGGTTCTGAAGCACTGAATTTTGCGATTTCCACGCTGTGTGATGATGGTGATGAAATAATTATTCCTGAGCCGTATTATGCTAATTATAATGGTTTTACCAATGCGATCAATGTAAAAGTAGTAGCTATTCCTTCAACAATTGATACAGGTTTTGCCTTGCCACCCGTTGAAGATTTTGAGAAAAAAATCACCGATAAAACACGGGCGATTCTCATCTGTAATCCGGGAAATCCGTCGGGATATCTTTATACAAGAGAAGAACTTCAGAAACTTGCTGAAATTGCGCTGAAACATGACATTGTGATTATTTCAGACGAAGTGTACCGCGAATATGTTTACGACGGAAAACACCAGGTTTCAATGTTCGATTTTCCGGAGATTGCCGAAAACTGTATTATAATTGATTCTGAATCTAAAAGATACAGTATGTGCGGAGCCAGAATTGGCTGCATGATTACCCGATCAAAAAAAATTCATGATGCGGCGATGCTTTTTGCTCAGGCGAGATTGAGTCCGGTGTTATTGGGTCAGATTGCTGCTACTGCAGCACACCATAATGATGAAGCTTATATCCGAAAAGTCCGTGAGGAATACACCCACAGAAGAAATTTGCTGGTAGACTTACTGAACGGAATTCCGGGCGTAATCTGTCCAAAACCAAAAGGTGCATTTTACTGCGTAGCAGAACTTCCGGTGGATGATACCGATGTTTTTGCACAGTGGCTTCTTGAGCATTATTCACACAACAGCGAAACGGTGATGGTAGCTCCGATGAGCGGATTTTACAGCAATCCGGAACTGGGAAAAAAACAGGTTCGAATTGCCTACGTTCTCAAGGAAGATGATCTTCGAAGAAGCGTAGAATTGCTGAACGATGCATTGCAGAAATATAAACTCGAATTCAATTTGTAG
- a CDS encoding M3 family metallopeptidase, with protein sequence MKNITSVLLISSLAINTACSTMKTTESTTTEIPAPDASLSTNPFMNKSGLQYQAPEFDKIKDEHFKPAFDYGMKVQLAEIDNIANSPADPTFRNTILALENSGEILKRAQIVFYNLTGSNTNPALQKLEEDYAPVFSGLSDKIYLNEKLYSRIKAISSENLGAEEKRVLELYRTNFEIAGANLSAENKEKVKKINEELATLSTQFTSKLLDARKNGAVVITDVKELDGLSADEIAAAAADAKSAGHEGKYLLTLLNTTQQPLLQNLKNRATREKLFKASWYRAEKGNADDTRSILERQAKLRMEKAHLSGKKSFAEWKLQDQMAKTPENAMNLLAQLAKPAVETAKSESNEIQALIDKQKGGFTVEPWDWNFYSEQVRKAKYDLDENEIKPYFEVTTVLEKGVFYAAEKFYGITFKERKDLPVYHPDVVAYEVFDNDGKSMALYYLDFYTRSNKNGGAWMSNFVEQSHLLGQKPVIVNVFNYQKPADGKPSLISYDDVSTMFHEFGHTLHGLFANQKYVSISGTNTPRDFVEFPSQINEFFALEPSVLKNYALHYQTKQPMPQALVDKIKKAGSFNQGYSTTELVSAATLDMNWHSVTDESQFKPALEFEKSVLAKYGFNLKEVPPRYHTPYFAHIWGGGYSAGYYAYMWSDLLNADAWDWISTNGGMTRANGDRFRKHILSVGNSVDLNQAYKDFTGRTPDIKPLLKNKGFIK encoded by the coding sequence ATGAAAAATATTACATCTGTGTTATTAATTTCCTCTCTGGCAATTAATACTGCATGTTCTACAATGAAAACAACCGAGTCTACAACCACAGAAATTCCTGCTCCGGATGCGAGTTTATCCACAAACCCTTTTATGAACAAAAGTGGGCTGCAATATCAGGCACCGGAATTTGATAAGATTAAAGATGAGCATTTTAAACCGGCATTTGATTACGGAATGAAGGTGCAGCTTGCCGAAATTGATAATATCGCCAATAGTCCAGCCGATCCAACTTTCAGAAATACCATTCTTGCGCTGGAGAACAGCGGCGAAATCCTCAAAAGAGCACAAATTGTATTTTATAACCTAACCGGTTCCAACACCAATCCGGCGCTTCAGAAACTCGAAGAAGACTATGCACCTGTATTTTCTGGGTTGAGTGATAAAATTTATCTTAATGAAAAGCTTTATTCAAGAATAAAAGCGATCAGCAGTGAGAATTTAGGTGCTGAAGAAAAAAGAGTTCTGGAATTGTACCGAACTAATTTTGAAATCGCGGGCGCGAACCTTTCTGCGGAAAACAAGGAAAAGGTTAAAAAAATCAACGAAGAGCTGGCAACACTTTCAACCCAGTTCACCAGTAAACTTTTGGATGCAAGAAAGAACGGCGCTGTGGTAATTACGGATGTAAAAGAACTTGATGGACTTTCAGCTGACGAAATTGCAGCCGCAGCCGCAGATGCAAAATCCGCAGGTCACGAAGGTAAATATCTATTAACGCTTCTCAATACAACGCAACAGCCTCTTTTGCAGAATTTGAAAAACAGAGCGACAAGGGAAAAACTCTTCAAAGCATCTTGGTACAGAGCTGAAAAAGGTAATGCGGATGACACCAGAAGCATTTTGGAAAGGCAGGCAAAATTGAGAATGGAAAAAGCGCATCTTTCCGGGAAAAAATCTTTTGCCGAATGGAAACTGCAGGACCAAATGGCAAAAACTCCTGAAAATGCAATGAATCTTTTAGCTCAGCTTGCAAAACCGGCAGTAGAAACAGCAAAAAGTGAAAGTAATGAAATTCAGGCTTTAATCGATAAACAGAAAGGTGGATTTACGGTAGAGCCATGGGATTGGAATTTCTACTCGGAGCAGGTGAGAAAAGCAAAATACGACTTGGATGAAAACGAAATCAAGCCTTATTTCGAAGTAACCACTGTTTTGGAGAAAGGAGTTTTCTATGCCGCGGAAAAATTCTATGGGATTACTTTTAAAGAAAGAAAAGACCTGCCTGTTTATCACCCCGATGTTGTGGCGTACGAGGTTTTTGATAACGACGGAAAATCAATGGCACTTTATTATTTAGATTTCTATACCAGAAGTAACAAAAACGGCGGTGCATGGATGAGCAACTTCGTGGAGCAGTCGCATTTACTGGGGCAGAAACCTGTGATTGTAAATGTTTTCAACTATCAGAAACCGGCTGACGGTAAACCATCACTGATTTCTTATGATGATGTTTCTACCATGTTCCATGAATTTGGACATACTTTGCATGGTCTTTTTGCGAACCAGAAATATGTTTCGATTTCCGGAACCAATACGCCGAGAGATTTTGTTGAATTTCCTTCTCAGATCAATGAGTTTTTCGCTCTGGAGCCATCAGTACTGAAAAATTACGCACTGCATTACCAGACCAAACAGCCGATGCCACAGGCGTTAGTCGATAAAATTAAAAAAGCAGGATCCTTCAATCAGGGATATTCCACTACGGAACTTGTTTCTGCAGCGACATTGGATATGAACTGGCATTCAGTGACCGATGAGTCGCAGTTTAAGCCTGCTTTGGAATTTGAAAAAAGTGTGCTGGCGAAATACGGTTTTAATCTGAAAGAGGTTCCCCCAAGATATCACACGCCTTATTTTGCGCACATTTGGGGCGGCGGTTATTCTGCAGGATATTATGCTTATATGTGGAGCGATTTGCTGAATGCTGATGCGTGGGACTGGATTTCTACAAATGGCGGCATGACCAGAGCAAACGGCGACCGTTTCAGAAAACATATTCTTTCGGTTGGTAATTCCGTGGATTTAAACCAAGCCTATAAAGATTTTACAGGAAGAACTCCAGATATCAAACCGTTGTTGAAGAACAAAGGATTCATTAAATAA
- a CDS encoding head GIN domain-containing protein, producing MKTLITTVAVSAFLFSCSMKSDSLFPLNLSVKEGKGIIKTNQFEMNIDEIKVAQSISAEVVKSDTEKVVITAPSDIIDEILVDNVDGKLFIHFKPNRNISARNVAAKIFVRDFTHLEATSSAKILVKDKFTQDKTDVEVSSSGRITGNLEANDFSVDVSSSGHFSGEIWAVNLDAEATSSGDINLSGKAKNAALKASSAGTVDAEKLTAEISDIQASSAGNVTVATTNQLNASASSGGNIAVYRKGDLNILSQNESSGGSVSIK from the coding sequence ATGAAAACACTTATTACCACGGTCGCAGTTTCAGCGTTTCTCTTTTCGTGTTCAATGAAATCCGACAGTCTTTTTCCCTTAAACCTATCGGTAAAAGAAGGAAAAGGAATCATAAAAACAAATCAGTTTGAGATGAATATCGACGAAATTAAAGTAGCGCAGTCGATTTCCGCCGAAGTGGTAAAATCTGATACCGAAAAAGTGGTAATAACCGCTCCTTCAGATATTATAGACGAAATTTTAGTGGATAATGTTGACGGAAAACTATTCATTCACTTCAAACCCAACAGGAATATTTCTGCAAGAAATGTAGCGGCCAAAATTTTCGTGAGAGATTTCACGCATCTGGAAGCTACTTCTTCGGCTAAAATCCTCGTAAAAGATAAATTTACTCAGGATAAAACAGATGTGGAAGTTTCGAGTTCTGGCCGTATTACCGGAAATCTGGAAGCTAATGATTTCTCAGTTGATGTTTCCAGTTCCGGGCATTTCTCGGGTGAGATCTGGGCTGTAAATCTCGATGCTGAGGCAACGTCTTCGGGAGACATTAATCTTTCCGGTAAGGCGAAAAATGCCGCGTTGAAAGCTTCTTCAGCCGGCACCGTAGATGCCGAAAAGCTTACTGCTGAGATTTCCGACATACAGGCTTCAAGTGCCGGGAATGTAACTGTGGCGACCACCAACCAGCTGAATGCATCGGCAAGTTCAGGTGGAAATATCGCGGTATACAGAAAAGGAGATTTGAATATTCTGAGTCAAAATGAAAGCAGCGGCGGGAGCGTTTCCATTAAATAA
- a CDS encoding TPM domain-containing protein encodes MRLRSLKKLIVLLFFGLNILVFAQLVPAKPVKIFPVTDEVGLLNSTEREQLNQKLIKFYDSTSTEIAVIIIPTTKGEDINYLATMYGEKWGIGEKEQDNGIVFLIATEDRKFAIQQGRGVERYLTASVAGQILDYIVTPNFKQGLWYEGINRGTTALMEVVQGKFKPIVKETSREGGISIVKVIFIAFFVLMILSILFKNKGGGGNNDDDDDVILSRRGRRTYPGGFFPFPGSFGGGGFGGGGSGGGFGGFGGGGSFGGGGASGGW; translated from the coding sequence ATGAGATTACGTTCTCTTAAAAAACTCATTGTTTTACTCTTTTTTGGACTGAACATTCTTGTTTTTGCCCAACTGGTTCCTGCAAAACCTGTAAAAATCTTTCCTGTTACCGATGAGGTAGGGTTGTTAAATTCAACTGAACGGGAGCAGCTTAACCAGAAACTCATTAAGTTTTACGACTCCACTTCTACGGAAATTGCGGTAATTATCATTCCCACTACAAAAGGGGAGGACATCAATTATCTTGCAACTATGTACGGTGAAAAGTGGGGAATTGGCGAGAAAGAACAGGATAATGGTATTGTATTTCTCATCGCGACAGAAGACCGGAAATTTGCCATTCAGCAGGGCCGTGGCGTGGAGCGCTATCTTACCGCTTCGGTGGCGGGACAGATTCTGGATTATATTGTAACCCCCAATTTTAAGCAGGGACTTTGGTACGAAGGCATCAACCGCGGAACAACTGCTTTGATGGAAGTGGTGCAGGGTAAATTCAAACCTATTGTTAAAGAAACTTCCCGTGAAGGAGGAATCAGTATTGTAAAGGTGATTTTTATTGCATTTTTTGTCCTGATGATTCTCAGTATACTCTTCAAGAACAAAGGCGGCGGCGGAAATAATGATGATGATGACGATGTGATTCTCTCGCGGCGCGGACGCAGAACGTATCCCGGCGGATTTTTCCCTTTCCCCGGAAGTTTCGGAGGTGGAGGTTTTGGCGGTGGCGGTTCCGGAGGTGGATTTGGCGGATTCGGTGGTGGCGGAAGCTTCGGCGGCGGCGGCGCATCCGGTGGATGGTAA
- a CDS encoding TPM domain-containing protein translates to MSNFLTDVQMASLVEAIQSAEDHSTGEIRVHIDSNSEGNNAEIAFEVFKRLCKDKTAERNAVLFHVNFEQHYLTIIGDAGIHEKVHQNFWDRLHDQITSEFAKGNFHDGLKNAILETGFELKKHFPISGENHNELSNEITFS, encoded by the coding sequence ATGAGCAACTTTCTTACAGATGTACAAATGGCTTCCCTTGTGGAAGCCATTCAGTCAGCAGAAGATCATTCTACCGGCGAAATCCGCGTACATATTGATTCCAATTCGGAGGGTAATAATGCGGAGATTGCCTTTGAAGTCTTCAAAAGGCTTTGTAAGGATAAAACTGCGGAAAGAAATGCAGTGCTTTTTCACGTGAATTTCGAGCAACATTACCTTACGATCATCGGCGACGCAGGTATTCACGAAAAAGTTCACCAGAATTTCTGGGACAGGCTTCATGATCAGATCACATCCGAATTTGCAAAAGGAAATTTTCACGACGGATTGAAAAATGCCATTCTTGAAACCGGTTTCGAACTTAAAAAACATTTCCCAATCTCGGGAGAAAATCATAACGAACTGTCGAATGAGATTACGTTCTCTTAA
- a CDS encoding LemA family protein produces the protein MRNRGCMSAGTIGIALLVIAAILFFWGKNGYNSFTTKEQTVNTKWSNVETVYQKRANLIPNLERTVKSYSQFEQETLTKVIEARSKATSITVDPTNMTEADMAKFQAAQGELSGALSRLMAVVEQYPNLKADQQYMNFQREYTAIENSIRSETVYYNEAAQDYNTSIKTFPNNILANFTNFKEKPYFKAAAGAENAPEVFTN, from the coding sequence ATGAGAAACAGAGGTTGTATGAGCGCCGGAACCATCGGTATTGCTCTTCTCGTTATTGCCGCAATTTTATTTTTCTGGGGCAAAAACGGTTATAACAGTTTCACGACCAAAGAACAGACCGTGAATACCAAATGGTCTAACGTGGAAACGGTGTACCAGAAGCGTGCGAACCTAATCCCAAATCTTGAGAGAACTGTAAAATCCTATTCGCAATTCGAGCAGGAAACTTTAACTAAAGTAATTGAAGCCCGCTCAAAAGCGACGTCAATCACTGTTGATCCAACAAACATGACCGAAGCTGATATGGCGAAATTCCAGGCAGCACAGGGTGAATTAAGCGGAGCTTTGAGCAGATTGATGGCTGTAGTAGAACAGTATCCTAATTTAAAAGCGGATCAGCAGTACATGAATTTCCAGCGAGAATATACCGCGATTGAAAACAGCATAAGAAGCGAAACCGTTTATTATAATGAAGCGGCGCAGGATTATAATACTTCAATCAAAACATTCCCGAATAACATTCTGGCAAACTTTACAAACTTTAAAGAGAAACCATATTTCAAAGCAGCGGCAGGCGCTGAGAATGCGCCGGAAGTGTTTACCAATTAA
- a CDS encoding dihydrofolate reductase: MITIVVAMGLKNEIGADNQLLWHLPKDLKHFKEITSGHPIIMGRKTYESIGKPLPNRTNIVVSRKQDWFEEGILIVGSIKEALKFAKKMDENIFVIGGGNIYEQTIDLADRLEVTQVKAELKADVFFPKINPKIWQKTSETCHEKDEKNKYDFCFQTFEKKSEI; this comes from the coding sequence ATGATCACAATTGTAGTGGCGATGGGTTTAAAGAATGAGATTGGTGCTGATAACCAACTGTTGTGGCATTTGCCGAAGGATTTAAAACATTTCAAAGAAATAACTTCGGGCCACCCAATTATTATGGGAAGGAAAACCTACGAAAGCATAGGCAAACCCTTACCTAACCGCACCAATATTGTTGTGTCGCGAAAACAAGACTGGTTCGAAGAAGGAATTCTAATTGTCGGCAGTATAAAAGAAGCTTTAAAATTCGCTAAAAAGATGGATGAAAACATCTTTGTCATCGGAGGCGGAAATATTTACGAGCAAACCATTGATCTGGCCGACAGACTTGAAGTAACGCAGGTAAAAGCAGAACTTAAGGCCGATGTTTTCTTTCCGAAAATCAATCCGAAAATCTGGCAGAAAACATCAGAAACATGCCATGAAAAAGATGAGAAAAACAAATACGATTTCTGTTTCCAGACCTTCGAAAAAAAGTCTGAAATCTAA
- a CDS encoding DUF2892 domain-containing protein, whose translation MNKYIKFVIAGLMIAAGIYLMMNRNIGWGIVVVILSAIPILLFFKNEFILAAFWYLRKQNMDKASKWLSKITNFESQLHRSQYGYFHYLQGLTLAQENPQKVEPLMKKALEYGLNMKHDRAMATLNIAAGAIQKGRRQEATKLLEEAKRLDSAGMMTDQIKMLKDQLKMPTMQKHMHNPNMRQRGKFH comes from the coding sequence ATGAACAAATACATAAAATTCGTTATCGCAGGCCTGATGATTGCCGCAGGAATTTATCTGATGATGAACAGGAATATCGGCTGGGGAATCGTGGTGGTCATCCTTTCAGCAATTCCTATTCTTTTATTCTTTAAAAATGAGTTTATCCTTGCTGCCTTCTGGTACTTAAGAAAACAGAACATGGACAAAGCCAGCAAATGGCTTTCAAAAATCACTAATTTTGAATCTCAGCTTCACCGCTCGCAATACGGTTATTTCCATTATTTACAGGGACTAACTTTAGCGCAGGAAAATCCTCAAAAAGTAGAACCCTTAATGAAAAAAGCGCTTGAATATGGCCTGAATATGAAACACGACCGTGCTATGGCAACACTCAATATCGCGGCGGGAGCAATACAGAAAGGAAGAAGACAGGAAGCAACTAAACTTCTTGAAGAAGCTAAAAGATTAGATTCTGCAGGAATGATGACCGATCAGATCAAGATGCTGAAAGACCAGCTGAAAATGCCAACGATGCAGAAACACATGCATAACCCAAACATGAGACAGCGCGGAAAATTCCATTAA